In Cellulosilyticum sp. I15G10I2, the DNA window AAAATCAACGGGTCCCTTTGGCGTAGAAGCACCAAAAAAACGATGGCGTATAACACTCTTCTTAGAATAGCTTATTTCACCTATAATCCTAGCTATAACCAGCTGTGTCAGTTCATCAGCTTTTTTAAAATCCATATTATCTATATAGATTTTTTCCCATTCATCATGAATTAGAAGAGCTTGTTTAAATTGATCATAAGCCATAGGATAACAGGCATTTATTCGTGTCTTTAAGTCAACGAGTTCCGCCTTATCTAGAGCTAACTTATCGCAGTCACAAGCAGCATTAAGATTAATATATTCTTCTATAGCACCTGGTGCTTGTGGTTCCATTGGATAAATAGCTGCGCCATCTACAATACCCACCCCAAGTGTACGAATAATAACCCCATCTATAGCACCATTATCAGAAGGACAATGCAGATACTCAATAGCATAGTCTTTTTTTAACATAGTGTTACCCACTTTTTTCATAAGAGAAGACTTGCCGATACCAGGCCCCCCTTGTAAAATAAACAACTTATCTAGATCTTTAATATTACTTTCAAAAAGCTTTTGACAGCCTTTTGCAGTATTTGCAGCAGCATAATAGTTTTTAACCTGACCAGACATAAATGTACTCCTTAAGTAATGTTAGGTATAAATATAGTATGTTGATACAACTTTATTTAGTGCTACTGCAATAGGGAAAATTATTGAAATTGATCTATGCTGCGGAATAAAACTATATTGTACAGCCAACCTAAACCCATGCCAAGAGAAAGACATCAATTGTTGAATGATAATAGCACTATTTTCTATGCTAGAGGACTATTATAAGGACAAGGAGAATATACTTTTATAAACAAGCTTGAGGAGGTAAAAAATGGCAGAGGATACAAAAATAAGAACGATTCAAGAATATGTTCCAGGAAAACAGATTACCCTT includes these proteins:
- a CDS encoding PRK06851 family protein, encoding MSGQVKNYYAAANTAKGCQKLFESNIKDLDKLFILQGGPGIGKSSLMKKVGNTMLKKDYAIEYLHCPSDNGAIDGVIIRTLGVGIVDGAAIYPMEPQAPGAIEEYINLNAACDCDKLALDKAELVDLKTRINACYPMAYDQFKQALLIHDEWEKIYIDNMDFKKADELTQLVIARIIGEISYSKKSVIRHRFFGASTPKGPVDFVPLITQDLSKRYFIKGRPGSGKSTMLKKILLKAESCGLDAEVYHCGFDPNSLDMILLPELDLCLFDSTAPHEYYPEHMSDEIIDMYHEIITPGTDEKYKADIDAIKARYKDCIQTGINYLAQAKTLHDALEKYYTEATDFSIINEIYGELIDKIILKKVSQ